Proteins co-encoded in one Coxiella burnetii genomic window:
- the erpA gene encoding iron-sulfur cluster insertion protein ErpA, producing the protein MDNLLMNALAQKTPSPPTLVFTEAAVRKVKGLIDEENNPYLNLRVFITGGGCSGFQYGFTFDEAINSDDLVIEKQLEEEDDDEGGTGQMALVKLLVDPLSLQYLQGAEIDYREDVSGAQFVIRNPNAKTTCGCGSSFAA; encoded by the coding sequence ATGGATAATTTACTGATGAATGCACTGGCGCAAAAAACACCGTCTCCACCGACCTTAGTATTTACCGAGGCAGCCGTCCGTAAGGTGAAGGGCTTAATCGACGAAGAAAACAACCCTTACTTGAATTTACGAGTTTTCATCACCGGCGGCGGGTGTTCAGGCTTCCAATACGGGTTTACCTTCGATGAAGCTATCAATTCCGACGATCTCGTCATCGAAAAGCAATTGGAAGAAGAAGATGACGATGAAGGGGGCACGGGCCAGATGGCCTTAGTAAAATTACTGGTGGACCCTTTGAGTCTTCAATACCTTCAAGGGGCCGAAATTGATTACCGCGAAGATGTCAGCGGCGCTCAATTCGTCATCCGCAACCCAAACGCCAAAACCACCTGCGGCTGCGGTTCCTCCTTCGCCGCCTGA
- a CDS encoding peptide deformylase: protein MKIVTTDSENKAVLYKVASEVEIPLTKTTKEKIEAMRIFYKSFQGKAGFAVPQVGLSERIILVEQHLFDTTMAEETDEPTILVNPSWRPISDKKEWDIEGCLSVPGKVGVVERYVHVELTAWLYHSDTEALSKIKREYHREYSSVLWQHEIDHLEGKIYVDKAKLLLNEKDFYSFRQQLIESGKIQSGMALFDLGPLIYDIVVKGEIPS, encoded by the coding sequence ATGAAAATTGTCACCACCGATTCAGAAAATAAAGCGGTTTTATATAAAGTAGCATCCGAGGTAGAAATACCACTCACAAAGACGACTAAAGAAAAAATAGAGGCCATGCGCATATTTTATAAATCCTTTCAGGGAAAGGCGGGTTTTGCGGTGCCTCAAGTTGGGCTTTCAGAAAGAATTATTTTAGTGGAGCAACATTTATTTGATACAACGATGGCTGAGGAGACCGACGAACCCACCATATTAGTCAATCCCAGCTGGAGACCCATTAGTGATAAAAAAGAATGGGACATCGAAGGTTGCCTTTCCGTACCCGGGAAGGTCGGGGTTGTTGAGCGTTATGTGCATGTGGAGTTAACGGCTTGGTTATATCATTCTGACACGGAAGCACTCTCTAAAATAAAGCGCGAATACCATCGCGAGTATTCGAGTGTTTTATGGCAACATGAAATCGATCACTTAGAGGGGAAAATCTACGTGGATAAAGCCAAATTATTATTAAATGAAAAGGATTTCTATTCTTTTCGGCAACAATTAATCGAAAGTGGAAAAATCCAAAGTGGGATGGCGCTTTTTGATCTGGGCCCTTTAATTTATGATATTGTTGTTAAGGGGGAAATCCCATCATGA
- a CDS encoding CopD family protein produces MSWILALHIIFVVCWFAGLFYLPRLFVYHAETTDTISNARFKIMERKLFFGIMTPSGILATVFGTWLLVAHWSWFVQQNWMYYKLALAGLLWIYHFMCGKYLFAFKHDRNPHSHRFYRWFNEVPLVLLFLIVILVIVKP; encoded by the coding sequence ATGAGTTGGATACTGGCCCTTCATATCATCTTCGTCGTGTGTTGGTTTGCGGGCCTTTTTTATTTGCCGCGACTCTTTGTTTATCATGCAGAAACGACGGACACCATCAGCAATGCGCGCTTTAAAATAATGGAGCGCAAATTATTTTTCGGAATTATGACACCGTCCGGCATTTTAGCCACAGTTTTTGGCACCTGGTTGCTCGTCGCGCACTGGTCTTGGTTCGTTCAACAAAATTGGATGTATTATAAATTAGCACTAGCCGGTCTTTTATGGATTTATCATTTCATGTGCGGGAAATATTTATTTGCTTTTAAGCATGATCGAAATCCGCATTCGCATCGATTTTATCGGTGGTTTAATGAAGTGCCTTTGGTTTTATTATTCTTGATAGTGATCTTGGTGATCGTTAAGCCCTAA
- a CDS encoding rubredoxin, giving the protein MPYKKYMCLLCGFIYEEEKGWPEDGIAPGTRWEEVPEDWLCPECGAMKSDFEMVEVS; this is encoded by the coding sequence ATGCCATACAAAAAGTACATGTGCTTATTATGCGGCTTCATTTACGAGGAAGAAAAAGGTTGGCCGGAAGATGGGATTGCGCCCGGCACTCGCTGGGAAGAGGTCCCCGAGGATTGGCTGTGCCCCGAATGTGGCGCCATGAAATCCGATTTTGAGATGGTCGAAGTTAGTTAG
- the hemL gene encoding glutamate-1-semialdehyde 2,1-aminomutase, with amino-acid sequence MVDHSAALFNKAQNYMPGGVNSPVRAFGAVGGVPRFIKKASGPYLIDVDEKKYIDYVGSWGPMILGHAHPAVIQAAQEAVQNGLSFGAPCENEIKLAALIGEFMPSIEKVRMVNSGTEATMSALRLARGVTGRSKIIKFEGCYHGHADCLLVNAGSGALTFGMPSSPGVPLGTVQDTLTATFNDLDSVAALFEKYSKDIAAIIVEPIAGNMNLIPAAPDFLTGLRELCNQYGSLLIFDEVITGFRVAKGGAQSLYNIRPDLTALGKIIGGGMPVGAYGGRREIMNQLSPEGPVYQAGTLSGNPVAMAAGLATLKELTAENFYSNLKEKTERLVMGILSRAKAAKIPLTANFSCGIFGLIFTSEERVTRYAQAVNGNVEHFRSFFHKMLDNGVYLAPSAFESGFISAAHTNKEVDNTLDIIENIFSVSETYLRISV; translated from the coding sequence ATGGTTGATCATTCTGCCGCACTTTTTAACAAAGCTCAAAATTATATGCCAGGTGGAGTTAATTCTCCAGTACGCGCCTTCGGCGCCGTGGGAGGCGTCCCGCGCTTCATTAAAAAAGCCTCCGGTCCTTATTTAATTGATGTGGACGAAAAAAAATATATCGACTACGTGGGTTCATGGGGACCGATGATTTTAGGCCACGCTCACCCCGCCGTTATTCAAGCAGCCCAAGAAGCCGTGCAAAATGGTCTCAGTTTTGGCGCCCCTTGCGAAAATGAAATTAAACTCGCCGCTCTTATTGGTGAGTTCATGCCTTCCATCGAAAAGGTGCGGATGGTGAATTCGGGGACCGAAGCAACGATGAGTGCGTTGCGCTTAGCGCGGGGTGTCACCGGTCGGTCCAAAATTATCAAGTTTGAGGGTTGTTATCATGGGCATGCCGATTGCCTATTAGTCAACGCCGGCTCGGGGGCCTTAACTTTTGGAATGCCAAGCTCGCCGGGAGTCCCATTGGGAACGGTCCAAGATACATTAACAGCCACGTTTAACGACTTGGATTCTGTGGCGGCGCTTTTTGAAAAATATTCTAAAGATATCGCTGCCATTATCGTCGAACCCATTGCCGGTAATATGAATTTAATTCCCGCCGCGCCTGATTTCCTCACCGGCTTGCGTGAATTATGCAATCAATACGGAAGTCTTTTAATTTTTGATGAGGTGATTACGGGCTTTCGTGTAGCCAAAGGCGGCGCTCAGAGTCTTTACAACATTCGGCCCGACCTCACCGCGTTGGGTAAGATTATTGGCGGCGGTATGCCGGTCGGGGCCTATGGTGGCCGGCGTGAAATTATGAATCAATTGTCGCCAGAAGGGCCTGTCTATCAGGCAGGAACGCTATCCGGTAATCCGGTAGCGATGGCGGCAGGGCTTGCGACGTTGAAAGAATTGACTGCTGAAAATTTTTATTCCAATTTAAAAGAAAAAACCGAACGGTTAGTGATGGGCATTTTATCGCGCGCTAAAGCGGCTAAAATTCCGTTGACGGCTAATTTTTCTTGTGGGATTTTCGGTTTGATTTTTACAAGCGAGGAGCGGGTGACCCGTTACGCTCAAGCAGTGAATGGCAATGTTGAGCATTTTCGATCGTTCTTTCATAAGATGCTCGATAACGGCGTCTACCTTGCGCCTTCTGCCTTTGAATCAGGATTTATTTCCGCTGCTCATACAAATAAAGAGGTTGATAACACTCTGGATATTATCGAAAATATTTTTAGTGTTTCAGAAACCTATTTAAGGATATCGGTATGA
- a CDS encoding 6-carboxytetrahydropterin synthase, whose translation MKQYISRRVEIDLGHRVMDERFKCYSIHGHRASVHMTFEFSNQSEIGYCIDFKEIKRVGAQWIDDKFDHGFAANPKDKFVIEACQKTNSKYYLMSLNGKDNYCNPTAENISREIFLALEILFEDYPGLKIHRLRFYETPNCWIDTEVSSILPAERENFLSVRGEEVRQYAKEKGRLEYDIRKVK comes from the coding sequence ATGAAACAATACATTTCTCGGCGAGTTGAAATTGATCTCGGCCATCGGGTCATGGATGAGCGTTTCAAATGTTATTCTATCCACGGACATCGAGCTTCGGTGCATATGACATTTGAATTTTCAAATCAAAGTGAAATTGGTTATTGCATTGATTTCAAAGAAATCAAACGCGTCGGCGCTCAATGGATCGATGATAAATTCGATCACGGTTTTGCAGCTAATCCTAAAGATAAATTTGTTATTGAAGCCTGTCAAAAAACCAATAGCAAATATTATTTAATGTCGCTTAACGGAAAGGATAACTATTGTAATCCGACGGCAGAAAATATTTCCCGAGAAATATTTTTAGCCTTGGAAATTTTGTTTGAAGATTATCCGGGCCTAAAAATTCATCGGTTGCGATTTTATGAAACTCCTAATTGCTGGATAGATACTGAAGTTTCCAGTATTTTACCTGCAGAAAGGGAAAATTTTTTGTCTGTTCGAGGCGAGGAAGTCCGCCAATATGCAAAGGAAAAGGGCAGACTGGAATATGATATTCGAAAAGTAAAATAA
- a CDS encoding DUF2165 family protein — MIFSRFLKTLLVTASAVLFTIAAFTSITDYDTNWQFARHTLSMDTTFKSASVMWRAITNPAWQTFFYVLIIVMESLSAILLWIAVTQLFRHLNSVRFNQAKPWANAGLGFGILLYFFGFIVIGAEWFMMWQSPYNAQFSAGLYATLLLLILIYLNQNDG, encoded by the coding sequence ATGATTTTTTCACGATTTTTAAAAACTTTATTAGTGACGGCATCGGCGGTATTATTTACCATTGCAGCCTTCACTAGTATCACGGATTATGATACCAATTGGCAGTTTGCTCGACATACGTTGAGCATGGATACCACTTTTAAAAGCGCCTCTGTTATGTGGCGCGCGATTACTAACCCTGCCTGGCAAACATTTTTTTACGTCCTTATCATCGTCATGGAAAGTTTGTCAGCAATTTTGTTGTGGATTGCGGTCACTCAATTATTTCGTCATTTAAACTCCGTACGCTTTAATCAAGCCAAACCCTGGGCGAATGCCGGCTTAGGGTTCGGAATTCTATTATATTTTTTTGGTTTTATTGTAATAGGGGCCGAATGGTTTATGATGTGGCAGTCGCCCTATAATGCTCAATTTAGCGCTGGATTGTATGCAACTTTGCTGCTGTTGATTTTAATTTATCTCAATCAAAATGACGGTTAA
- a CDS encoding penicillin-binding protein 1A has product MSKVRHFAVHTIWALFSLAFTIVLVMAVIYVYMEWRLPDVKTLRDVHLQVPLRIYTADDKLITQFGTKRRIPVTLDQVPKPLIHAVLATEDARFYEHPGVDLISIIRAAKAVILTGKRSQGASTITMQVARNFFLTRKKTYTRKINEILLALKIDKELSKDKILELYLNKIYFGNRAYGVAAAAEVCYGKPLNQLTLPQMAMIAGLPQAPSRNNPLENPKAALLRRDHVLKRMLEVNFITKENYLKAIKAPLTAKYHAATTQVKAPYMAEMVREAVVDQYGEEAYDRGLNVYTTISSKLQKEANRSLRDGLIAYDERHGYRKAQQNLGAFDRDIWLAALKEKPIVDGITPAAVTTINSRSIVVLLPDGRAITVPWSGLSWARPALENGYVGLAPRQASDIVKVGDVVEVIQARNDQWWLTQIPEVEGGLVALNPQDGAVNALIGGFDYEHSNFNRITQAERQPGSNFKPFLYSAALTKGYTLASMINDAPVVMQDSGENALWRPMNDTRKFYGPTSIRMGLIKSRNLVSIRLLQKIGIPYAIEYLTRFGFDPNVLPHSLSLALGSATLPPLQVASGYAIFANGGYRVTPYFISRIEDQSHHVLFQAKPPRACSACITNPNATAEQLPNPMAPQVITPQNAYLITQAMHDVIQYGTGRRAKVLNRPDLAGKTGTTNDQVDAWFSGFNANLETTVWVGYDNLRSLHEYGAQAALPIWIQFMRAALQGQPEASLPQPPGMVMVRIDPHTGLLASPNQPDARFEIFRQRYAPTQFSTASSDNAGAPNDSDSEDQHLF; this is encoded by the coding sequence ATGAGTAAAGTCCGCCATTTTGCCGTCCATACCATTTGGGCGTTGTTCAGCCTTGCTTTTACGATCGTCTTGGTGATGGCTGTCATTTATGTTTACATGGAATGGCGGCTGCCGGACGTTAAAACCTTACGCGATGTGCATTTGCAAGTCCCTTTGCGCATTTACACGGCCGATGACAAATTAATCACTCAATTTGGCACTAAACGACGAATTCCGGTGACGCTGGATCAAGTGCCGAAACCCCTTATCCATGCCGTGCTAGCTACGGAAGATGCCCGATTCTATGAACACCCCGGCGTGGATTTAATCAGTATTATTCGCGCCGCCAAAGCAGTCATACTCACCGGCAAGCGTTCGCAGGGCGCGAGCACGATCACCATGCAAGTCGCCCGTAATTTCTTTTTAACCCGTAAAAAAACCTATACCCGAAAAATTAACGAAATATTGTTAGCTTTAAAAATCGATAAGGAACTTAGCAAGGATAAAATCCTCGAACTTTATTTAAATAAAATTTATTTTGGTAATCGCGCTTATGGCGTAGCAGCGGCAGCGGAAGTTTGTTATGGGAAACCGCTCAATCAATTAACATTACCTCAGATGGCCATGATCGCCGGATTGCCCCAAGCCCCCTCCCGAAATAACCCCTTAGAAAATCCTAAAGCGGCACTTCTGCGGCGCGACCATGTATTAAAGCGAATGTTAGAAGTCAACTTTATTACCAAAGAAAACTATTTGAAAGCCATAAAAGCACCCCTCACCGCAAAATACCATGCGGCTACTACCCAAGTGAAAGCGCCTTATATGGCTGAGATGGTCCGGGAAGCTGTTGTTGACCAATATGGCGAAGAGGCGTATGACCGCGGCCTTAATGTTTATACGACGATTTCTTCGAAGCTTCAGAAAGAAGCCAATCGATCGTTGCGAGATGGTTTGATTGCGTATGATGAGCGTCACGGGTACCGAAAGGCGCAGCAAAATTTAGGCGCCTTTGATCGCGATATCTGGCTTGCTGCTTTGAAAGAAAAACCGATTGTAGATGGCATTACTCCCGCGGCCGTCACTACGATTAATAGTCGTAGTATAGTCGTATTGCTGCCGGATGGCCGCGCTATTACCGTGCCTTGGTCCGGTTTATCTTGGGCGCGCCCCGCGTTGGAAAATGGTTATGTTGGGCTTGCTCCGCGTCAGGCGAGCGATATCGTGAAAGTCGGCGATGTTGTTGAGGTCATTCAAGCACGCAATGACCAATGGTGGCTTACCCAAATTCCTGAAGTAGAAGGGGGTTTGGTTGCATTGAATCCTCAAGACGGCGCTGTTAATGCCTTGATAGGCGGGTTTGATTACGAACACAGTAATTTCAATCGCATCACCCAAGCTGAACGGCAACCGGGTTCCAATTTTAAGCCCTTTCTTTATTCCGCCGCACTGACCAAAGGTTATACTTTAGCTAGCATGATCAATGATGCACCGGTAGTTATGCAAGATTCGGGTGAAAATGCCCTCTGGCGCCCGATGAATGATACGCGAAAATTTTACGGACCCACTTCTATTCGCATGGGTTTAATTAAATCGCGTAATTTGGTTTCGATCCGGTTATTACAAAAAATCGGCATCCCTTATGCAATTGAATATCTTACGCGATTCGGTTTTGATCCTAATGTTTTGCCGCACTCGCTTTCGCTAGCGCTTGGCAGCGCCACGCTGCCTCCTTTACAGGTTGCTAGCGGTTATGCCATCTTTGCAAATGGCGGATATCGGGTAACGCCTTATTTTATTTCGCGAATTGAAGATCAGTCGCACCATGTTTTATTTCAGGCTAAACCACCGCGTGCTTGTAGCGCTTGCATTACCAACCCCAATGCGACCGCAGAACAGTTGCCTAATCCCATGGCTCCCCAAGTAATTACGCCGCAAAACGCTTATTTAATTACGCAAGCAATGCACGATGTGATCCAATACGGCACAGGCCGCCGAGCAAAGGTATTAAACCGCCCCGATTTAGCGGGGAAAACCGGCACGACGAATGATCAAGTTGACGCTTGGTTTTCGGGATTTAACGCTAACTTAGAAACCACGGTCTGGGTGGGCTATGACAATTTAAGATCACTTCATGAATACGGTGCCCAAGCTGCCTTGCCCATCTGGATTCAATTCATGAGGGCTGCTTTGCAAGGCCAGCCCGAAGCCTCATTACCCCAACCTCCCGGGATGGTGATGGTCAGAATTGATCCTCATACCGGCCTTTTAGCCTCGCCCAATCAACCAGACGCGCGATTTGAAATTTTCCGCCAGCGTTACGCGCCCACCCAATTTTCAACCGCCTCCTCCGACAACGCCGGCGCTCCAAATGATAGCGATTCGGAAGACCAACATTTGTTTTAG
- the pilM gene encoding type IV pilus biogenesis protein PilM, with translation MASSQIGIEIETHEIRAVKVRRREDCLHIEGRAIIPIKTDLTQALLELQTQWPGLAKAVVSLDYQKVFSKTIPFDSTLTKNGWQCSLQHQLQSLFGLSAEEVYCDYYCLTTAQKPPTCHLFAVKKSEVDEITSACRKAKIRLIAVDINILACTRLIYFVNAKADIFAIILFHSNCLRLCVFDQQQLTYMVSVDLVDIESDIHRALRFYYQTQPASKIKQLFLVGTKTTATSTEVPQFNKKVFNGDSFDPRLWVAFALSTWGWVS, from the coding sequence ATGGCATCTTCGCAAATTGGTATTGAAATTGAAACCCATGAAATCCGAGCGGTGAAAGTTCGCCGCCGGGAAGATTGCTTGCATATAGAGGGTCGGGCGATTATTCCCATAAAGACCGATCTTACCCAAGCGTTGCTTGAATTACAAACTCAATGGCCAGGTCTCGCGAAAGCTGTTGTCTCACTCGATTATCAGAAAGTTTTTAGCAAAACCATTCCTTTCGACTCCACTTTAACAAAAAACGGATGGCAGTGTTCTTTGCAACACCAACTCCAATCGCTTTTTGGGCTTAGCGCCGAGGAAGTGTATTGCGATTACTATTGTCTTACTACCGCTCAAAAGCCGCCCACTTGTCATCTTTTCGCTGTTAAAAAATCTGAAGTGGATGAAATCACGAGCGCTTGTAGAAAAGCAAAAATTAGGCTGATCGCGGTGGATATTAATATCCTCGCTTGCACGCGATTGATTTATTTTGTTAACGCAAAGGCGGATATTTTCGCCATTATTTTGTTTCACAGTAACTGTCTTCGTTTGTGTGTGTTTGATCAACAGCAATTAACGTATATGGTAAGCGTGGATCTTGTAGACATTGAATCGGACATTCATCGTGCGTTGCGATTTTATTATCAAACACAACCAGCAAGTAAAATTAAACAATTATTTTTAGTGGGTACAAAAACGACGGCAACTTCTACAGAAGTTCCGCAATTTAATAAAAAAGTTTTTAATGGCGATTCTTTTGATCCGCGTCTTTGGGTTGCTTTCGCACTGTCGACTTGGGGGTGGGTTTCATGA
- a CDS encoding PilN domain-containing protein, producing the protein MNINLLPWRQKLQRQKICLFYSLWLASFIFTVAVIGWLNFSLHHSIHLEKKKIAFLTKELAVLPIADNAKVKEINKLLAQRDIISPIKLISEALPTQGILMAPTWFGISFRKLKNQNYLTLFQFLI; encoded by the coding sequence ATGAATATTAATCTCCTGCCATGGCGTCAAAAATTGCAACGCCAAAAAATTTGTTTGTTTTATAGTTTGTGGTTGGCAAGTTTTATATTCACGGTTGCCGTAATCGGATGGCTGAATTTTTCGCTTCATCATTCAATCCATTTAGAAAAAAAGAAAATTGCTTTCCTAACTAAGGAATTAGCGGTTTTACCTATCGCTGATAACGCGAAAGTAAAAGAAATTAATAAACTACTGGCTCAACGTGATATTATTTCGCCTATAAAACTCATCTCGGAAGCGCTTCCGACACAAGGTATTCTAATGGCGCCAACGTGGTTTGGAATTTCATTCAGAAAATTAAAAAACCAAAATTATTTAACTCTATTTCAATTTCTCATTTAA
- the pilO gene encoding type 4a pilus biogenesis protein PilO — MYEKAIKKLKAPLDDNQLITTITLLCQKNHLQLIHIEPKKTSNRLGNPSKQFNLFIQGNFLNMITFLKKVLRLPHLLVLSQLQIQKKNDELTLQCTIEVFHD, encoded by the coding sequence TTGTATGAGAAAGCGATAAAAAAATTAAAAGCACCTCTCGATGATAATCAGTTAATAACTACCATAACCTTACTGTGCCAGAAAAATCATTTGCAGCTAATCCACATAGAACCTAAAAAAACAAGCAATAGATTGGGCAATCCCAGCAAACAATTTAATTTATTTATTCAAGGCAATTTTTTAAATATGATTACTTTTTTAAAAAAAGTACTGCGTTTGCCGCATTTACTAGTTCTATCTCAACTTCAAATACAAAAGAAAAATGACGAACTCACATTACAATGCACTATTGAGGTTTTCCATGATTAA
- a CDS encoding secretin N-terminal domain-containing protein — translation MRFSMIKTAIGLIFLLSMSYSLAERDPFILSPSTQAAAMKTLIIPIHYADAKLLAAFLNSKKSGILSKFGYAAADVRTNQLWIREEQTHIYLIQSLVSQLDIPIHQVLIKARIISISDHNLHSLGILFGTKTNNAQSNDGLIEDKPNSTIQFGVADIPIIKFKNGQLLDLTLSALEQEGRAQVLSCPELMTNNRQTAIIESGEAIPYQEKTGQGNTSVTFKKATLRLKVTPVVLPGKRILLQLNVNQDKMSSFLVNGVPTIQTQQLTTKVMVNNQETVVLGGIYEQSTQQEEAGIPGLHKIPILGGLFRHRQRSSERKQLLIFVTPQIISPYEKKSHQYLFNRPHGRGQNQRR, via the coding sequence TTGAGGTTTTCCATGATTAAAACAGCGATCGGTCTTATTTTCTTACTTAGCATGTCTTATTCACTGGCTGAGCGCGACCCTTTCATTTTATCGCCCTCTACCCAAGCGGCCGCCATGAAAACATTAATTATCCCGATTCATTACGCGGATGCCAAATTACTAGCAGCTTTTCTCAATAGTAAAAAAAGCGGTATTTTATCAAAATTCGGTTACGCCGCCGCTGACGTTCGCACCAATCAACTGTGGATTCGTGAGGAGCAGACTCACATCTACCTCATTCAATCCCTCGTGAGTCAACTGGATATTCCCATTCACCAAGTCTTAATTAAAGCGCGCATTATCAGCATCAGTGATCACAATTTACATTCCTTGGGAATCTTATTTGGAACTAAGACAAATAACGCTCAATCTAACGATGGGCTGATAGAAGATAAACCTAATTCCACTATTCAATTCGGAGTAGCAGATATACCCATTATAAAATTCAAAAATGGCCAATTGCTCGATTTGACCCTTTCGGCGCTCGAACAAGAAGGCAGGGCACAAGTCCTTTCATGCCCAGAATTAATGACCAATAATCGGCAAACGGCCATCATTGAATCTGGCGAAGCGATTCCTTATCAGGAAAAAACGGGGCAAGGCAATACCAGCGTGACCTTCAAAAAAGCCACTTTACGGCTAAAAGTCACACCGGTGGTTTTACCCGGTAAACGCATCCTTTTACAATTGAATGTCAATCAGGATAAAATGAGTTCGTTTTTGGTGAATGGCGTTCCCACTATCCAAACCCAGCAATTGACCACCAAAGTGATGGTTAATAACCAAGAAACGGTTGTATTGGGCGGCATTTATGAGCAATCGACGCAACAGGAAGAGGCAGGCATACCAGGACTCCATAAAATTCCTATTTTGGGTGGATTATTTCGGCATCGACAGCGCTCTTCTGAGCGTAAACAATTATTAATTTTTGTAACTCCACAGATCATTTCGCCTTATGAAAAAAAATCTCACCAATATTTATTTAATCGGCCTCATGGGCGCGGGCAAAACCAGCGTCGGTAG
- a CDS encoding shikimate kinase — protein sequence MKKNLTNIYLIGLMGAGKTSVGSQLAKLTKRILYDSDKEIEKRTGADIAWIFEMEGEAGFRRREREMIEALCKLDNIILATGGGVVLDEKNRQQISETGVVIYLTASIDTQLKRIGQKGEMRRPLFIKNNSKEKLQQLNEIRKPLYQAMADLVYPTDDLNPRQLATQILVDIKQTYSDL from the coding sequence ATGAAAAAAAATCTCACCAATATTTATTTAATCGGCCTCATGGGCGCGGGCAAAACCAGCGTCGGTAGCCAACTTGCTAAGTTGACGAAACGTATACTCTACGATTCCGACAAAGAGATTGAAAAACGAACCGGCGCTGATATAGCTTGGATTTTTGAAATGGAAGGAGAGGCTGGTTTCCGTCGACGTGAAAGAGAAATGATTGAAGCGCTTTGTAAACTTGATAATATCATTTTAGCCACTGGAGGCGGTGTTGTGTTAGATGAAAAAAATCGACAGCAAATATCTGAAACCGGTGTCGTTATCTATTTAACCGCTTCCATCGACACTCAATTAAAACGGATTGGTCAAAAGGGTGAGATGCGACGCCCTCTTTTTATTAAAAATAATTCCAAAGAAAAATTACAACAGCTTAACGAAATCCGAAAACCCCTTTATCAGGCAATGGCGGACCTCGTTTATCCGACGGACGATCTAAATCCTCGTCAGCTAGCCACTCAAATTCTAGTTGATATTAAACAAACCTATTCAGACCTATGA